One Gigantopelta aegis isolate Gae_Host chromosome 1, Gae_host_genome, whole genome shotgun sequence genomic region harbors:
- the LOC121369248 gene encoding uncharacterized protein LOC121369248: MSVNGDAEYVPSPRPHPRVKPEALSYAERNRGGMERWFDYSDNINNYNSPRPGARVRSEEAKQIAETNKGSMTDIIGGYPDPVPERQLHPRGVTSDAAEIADNNKGGEMKNLIDNYGSLAVEEQPAPKVKGSEAEEYAERNRGTVNNLISNTNAAPLTPPPVKLDQAGSEVAAKHTGEGMGPLLRMEGEKSPKEPKIGKLHQESEGGWDEIPPHHRTRPEAETIASKNSADSMGAILAMNSSPQNVKKNKVLKHMELTEDPRPRSSPARTRPEAMQYYQKNQTTEMSAIMHGESQQSTHRVTRHQRMMQKSEDW; this comes from the exons ATGTCTGTGAATGGAGATGCTGAATACGTGCCCTCCCCCCGTCCCCACCCCCGTGTGAAACCCGAGGCCCTGAGCTATGCGGAACGAAACCGTGGCGGCATGGAGAGGTGGTTCGACTACTCTGACAACATCAACAACTACAACTCCCCGCGACCTGGCGCTCGGGTCAGGTCGGAGGAGGCGAAACAGATCGCTGAAACGAACAAAGGCTCGATGACTGACATCATAGGAGGTTACCCTGACCCTGTCCCCGAAAGACAGCTCCACCCCCGGGGCGTGACGTCGGACGCGGCCGAGATCGCGGACAACAACAAAGGGGGCGAGATGAAGAACCTGATCGACAACTACGGGAGTTTGGCGGTGGAGGAACAGCCCGCCCCGAAGGTGAAGGGGTCAGAGGCGGAGGAATATGCCGAGAGGAATCGTGGGACGGTGAACAACCTGATCAGCAACACGAACGCAGCGCCGTTGACGCCGCCCCCAGTGAAGCTGGACCAGGCCGGGAGCGAGGTGGCTGCCAAACACACGGGCGAAGGGATGGGTCCGCTGTTGAGGATGGAAGGGGAGAAGTCACCCAAAGAACCCAAAATAGGCAAGCTGCACCAAGAATCAGAAGG GGGCTGGGATGAAATTCCTCCACACCATCGTACGAGACCCGAGGCTGAAACCATCGCCAGCAAGAACTCGGCAGATTCCATGGGTGCTATCCTCGCGATGAATTCCTCGCCCCAGAAcgtgaagaaaaataaagtgcTGAAGCACATGGAACTCACTGAGGATCC tcgtcCTCGGTCGTCCCCTGCCAGGACTCGACCTGAAGCCATGCAGTACTACCAGAAGAATCAGACGACCGAGATGTCGGCCATAATGCACGGAGAGTCTCAACAGTCTACTCACCGAGTGACGCGGCATCAGCGCATGATGCAGAAGTCCGAAGACTGGTGA
- the LOC121369232 gene encoding uncharacterized protein LOC121369232 encodes MVADKAAPYPGYDPTGSYRTPRPAARVKPEAEENARKHKGCINLFDANNPGPPQPPPPEPKCPSDSARRNYELGRSGNVGSLLSQGQSQSHSSAVDYSPAPRVKPEAEEIAEANKGKGIANLFSNYGHLPPSSRPPGRVKDEGSVSASLDLGGRMNSLLHNPKEIPESPKPQPRIKLEGSQNASLGAGAQMGKVMGRYGETPRSTRGVPRVKPEAADIAELDKGKRVNTLFQNYGKQPSSGRPEPRVKAEGSEQANLDKGGRMSRLMHEGDRLPSDPKPPPRAASASGHRNIKKNRGTISQLFSEASKWQVVQKPGIRGTKVT; translated from the coding sequence ATGGTTGCAGATAAAGCAGCTCCTTACCCAGGGTATGACCCGACAGGATCTTACAGAACTCCACGACCAGCAGCTCGTGTTAAACCAGAAGCAGAGGAGAACGCCAGGAAACACAAAGGATGCATCAACCTGTTTGATGCCAACAACCCTGGTCCTCCTCAACCTCCTCCACCAGAGCCAAAATGTCCCTCGGACAGTGCAAGACGCAACTATGAACTTGGAAGGTCAGGAAACGTGGGTTCCTTGTTATCACAAGGACAGTCACAGTCACATTCATCAGCAGTGGACTACAGTCCGGCGCCGAGAGTCAAACCTGAAGCCGAGGAGATTGCAGAAGCCAATAAGGGCAAAGGAATAGCTAATCTCTTCAGTAACTATGGACATCTCCCTCCCTCCAGTCGACCTCCCGGCCGAGTTAAAGATGAAGGGTCGGTCAGTGCTTCCTTGGACCTTGGAGGaaggatgaacagtttgttgcATAACCCAAAGGAGATTCCAGAGTCTCCGAAACCTCAACCGCGGATAAAACTGGAAGGCTCTCAGAATGCTTCACTGGGTGCTGGTGCACAGATGGGGAAGGTGATGGGCAGGTACGGAGAAACCCCACGTTCTACTAGAGGTGTTCCTCGCGTCAAACCAGAAGCAGCAGACATTGCAGAGCTGGACAAGGGTAAACGGGTAAACACTCTGTTCCAAAACTACGGGAAGCAACCGTCATCTGGACGTCCGGAGCCACGGGTAAAAGCTGAAGGATCCGAGCAGGCGAATCTCGATAAAGGAGGCAGAATGTCTCGACTGATGCATGAAGGTGACCGTCTGCCCAGTGACCCCAAACCACCACCGCGGGCCGCGTCTGCTTCTGGACATCGCAATATTAAAAAGAACAGAGGAACCATCAGCCAGTTGTTTAGCGAGGCATCAAAATGGCAGGTTGTTCAAAAGCCTGGTATCAGAGGCACCAAAGTTACCTGA